The Streptomyces uncialis genomic interval GCAGGGGGCCGGTGACCGCGTTGCCGTGGAAATAGGCGATCGAGCGGGCCACCCAGGTACCGGCGCCCGGTGGCAGGGCGGGGCCGATGGCCTTCCAGAACGGGGGCAGCATCGGCGACGGGAACGCGCCGCCCGCGCTGGGGTTGCCCGCGATCACCACGATCAGGATCGCGAGCCCGATACCCACGATGCCGGTGAGGCCCTGGAGGGCGAGGGTCGCGGCGCCGACCGCGAAGGTCACCAGCGCGCCCAGTCCCCACAGCGCGAACACACTGCCGGGCAGCGCCCCGAGGATCGGCCCGATGATCACCGCCCCGCCGATCCCCCCGGCGAGCGAGGCGAGGGCGAGGGCGCCCAGCCGGATCACCGCGCGCTGCGCGTTCGCGGGGCGCGCGCCCGCGCTGATCGCCAGGATCGACGCGCACAGATAGCCGCCGACGCACCAGCCGACGACCAGATAGAAGGACGACAGTCCTTCGAAGTCCTCCGGTGACGCGGGCGCCACGTCCTCCGTCCGGACCTCCCGGTCCTGCGGCGCCAGGGCCTCCGTGACCAGCTTGACCAGCGACGCGGACAGTGCGGCGCCACCGCCCGACGCCACCAGCAGGGTGTCCGTCCGCCCCGCCGGATCGACCACCAGGGCGCCGTCGATCTCCCGCTCCATGATCTGCGCGCGGGCCTGCCCGGCGTCCCGCACCGTACGGGTGTCCAGCGGATCGCCGGGCAGCGCGTCGAGCCGCGCCATGGTCCGCTCGGCCGCCCCCGCGGGCGCGGCCACCCCGAAGGCGACGTCCGTCGGCTTCGGGTGGTGCAGGGCCCCCACGTAGGAGGCGATGAAGAGCAGTTGCAGGGCGACCACCCCGATCACCAGCAGAGCCGCTCGCGGGGTCACCGCACTCTTCAGTTCGTCGACGAAGCGCATGCCCTCACCGTCCGGCCGGGCCGCCCCTCCCGCAGTCGGGGCACGGCCGAATGGCGCAGCCCCGTACCGCCGCGGCTCCCCCGTACCGCTGCGGAGCGGTCCCGTACGGGCCTCTCGCGGGCCTCGGCCCACCCCCTGATCGATATCGTACGTGCGTTCGAAAAGTGGTCTATGGTGGAAGACGGGGGTCGTTGCCGGAGCGGAAACGGAACAGGAACAGGAACTTTCAGGAGGTGCGTGTGCCAGGGTTCACGCATCTGCACACCGCCTCCGGCTTCTCCCAGCGTTACGGCGCCTCCCACCCGGAGCGGCTCGCCGAACGCGCCGCTGAGCGGGGCATGGACGCCCTCGCCCTCACCGACCGGGACACCCTGGCGGGCAGCGTCCGGTTCGCCAAGGCGTGCGAGAAGGCCGGGATACGTCCGCTGTTCGGCACGGAGCTCGCGGTAGCGGAACAGGAAGCGGAATCCCCGCGCCGGGCGACGGCCGGCCCCAGGTCCGCACCGCGCGGCGACCGCACGACACCATCCGGCCGCACCGCGCCCGCCGACGCCCGCGCCGCGTCACCCGGCGACCGCACCGCACCACCGAGCACCGCGTACCCCCCAGGCGCACGGACCGCGCGGGCCACCCGCGACGCGTCCCCCCATACCTCCCACGCCCCCCATACCTCCGACCCCGCCCGCCGGACCCCGGTCCACGGGGGTGCCTTCGTCGACGAGTCCGCGTCCCGTGTCACCTTCCTCGCCCGCGACGGCGCCACCGGCTGGGCGGAGCTGTGCCGGCTGGTCACCGCCGCGCACGCCACCGGGGGCGGCGGTCCGCTCCTCGACCGCGCCGCGCTCCCCGCCGACGGGGTGACCGTACTGCTCGGACCCGCCTCCGACGTGGGCCGCGCCCTCTCCGCCGGACGTCCCGACCGTGCCGCCCGGCTGCTCACGTCCTGGCGGGAGCTGTACGGCGACGCCCTCCGGCTGGAGGCCGTCTGGCACGGCCGCGAGGGCACCGGACCCGGCTCGCTGCGGCTGGCCGCCCGGACCGTCGGCCTCGCGGCCGAGCAGCGGGTGCGTCCGGTGCTCAGCAACGCCGTCCGGTACGCGGACCCGGGCATGGGCCCCCTCGCGGACGTCCTGGACGCGTCCCGCCGGCTGGTGCCCGTCGGCGCGCTGGGCGGGCCGGACAGCGGTGAGCGCTGGCTCAAGGACGAGGGCGCCATGCTGGCCGCCGCCGAGCGCGTCGTGGAGGCCGCGGGGTTCCGCCGCGACACCGCGTACCGGCTGCTGGAACAGACCCGGGCGACCGCCGCCGAGTGCCGGGTGGACCCCGGGGACGACCTCGGGATGCGGTCGGTCCACTTCCCCGAACCGGGGATCGTCGGCGCCGGACGCCGTACCGCGCAGCGGGTGCTCGCCTCCCGGGCCGCGGCGGGCATGGTCCTGCGCGGTTACGACCGGGGGCCGGGCGCGCGCGCCTACTGGGAGCGGGTGCACCACGAGCTGGACATCATCGCCCACCACGGTTTCGCCTCGTACTTCCTGACCGTCGCCCGGGTCGTCGACGATGTGCGCGCCCTGGGGATACGGGTCGCCGCGCGGGGTTCCGGCGCGGGCTCGCTCGTCAACCATCTGCTGGGCATCGCGCACGCCGACCCCGTCGAGCAGAACCTCCTGATGGAACGGTTCCTCTCCAAGCGGCGGTTCGTCCTGCCGGACATCGACATCGATGTGGAGTCCGCCCGCCGTCTCGACGTCTACCGCGCGATCATCGGCCGCTTCGGCACCGAACGGGTCGCCACCGTCGCGATGCCCGAGACGTACCGGGTCCGGCACGCCGTCCGTGACGTGGGCGCCGCGCTGTCCATGGACCCCGCCGACATCGACCGGATCGCGAAGTCCTTCCCGCACATCCGGGCCCGGGACGCCCGCGCCGCCCTGGACGAACTGCCGGAGCTGCGGGAACTCGCCCGGGAGCAGCGCGAGCGGTACGAGCGCCACGAACGGCCGGGGCCGACCGGCGGGCAGGCCGGTGGACAGAACGGCGGACCGGGGAAGTACGGCAGGTTCTGGGACCTGGTCGAGGGGCTGGACGCGCTGCCGCGCGGGATCGCCATGCACCCGTGCGGGGTGCTCCTCTCGGACGCCTCCCTGCTCGCCCGGACCCCGGTGGTGCCGACCAGCGGCGAGGGCTTCCCCATGTCCCAGTTCGACAAGGACGACGTGGAGGACATGGGGCTGCTCAAACTCGATGTGCTCGGGGTGCGGATGCAGTCGGCGATGGCGCACGCCGTCGGGGAGATCGAGCGGGCGAGCGGTGTCCAGGTCGATCTGGACGACCCCGGGCAGGTGCGGCCCGGTGACCCGGCGACCTATGAGCTGATCCGCAGCACCGAGACGCTCGGCTGCTTCCAGATCGAGTCGCCGGGCCAGCGCGACCTCGTGGGGCGGCTCCAGCCCGCGACCTTCCACGATCTCGTGGTCGACATCTCGCTGTTCCGGCCCGGCCCGGTCGCCGCCGACATGGTCCGGCCCTTCATCGAGGCCAGGCACGGCCGCGCACCCGTCCGCTATCCGCACCCCGATCTGGAGGGACCGCTGAAGGAGACCTACGGTGTCGTCGTCTTCCATGAGCAGATCATCGACATCGTGGACATCATGACCGGCTGCGGACGCGGCGAGGCCGACCGGGCGCGCCGGGGGCTGTCGGACCCGGAGTCGCAGGGCCGTATCCGCTTCTGGTTCGCGCAGCGCGCGGCGGAACGCGGCTACAGCACCGAGGTGATCACCCGCACCTGGGAGATCGTCGAGGCGTTCGGGTCGTACGGCTTCTGCAAGGCGCACGCGGTCTCCTTCGCCGTCCCGACCTATCAGTCGGCCTGGCTGAAGGCCCATCACCCGGCCGCCTTCTACGCCGGGCTGCTCACCCATGACCCCGGGATGTACCCGAAACGGCTGCTGCTCGCGGACGCCCGGCGGCGCGGGGTGCCCGTACTCCCGCTGGACGTCAACAGGTCGGCGGTCGCCCACCGTATCGAACTGGTGTCCGGTTCGGGTGGGGGTGCGGACCGCGACGGCGGGCCGGAGCGCTGGGGGCTGCGGCTCGCGCTCGGCGATGTGCACGGCATCAGCGGGGCCGAGGCCGCGCGGATCGCGGACGGACAGCCGTACGCCTCGCTCCTCGACTTCTGGGAACGCGCCCGGCCCGGCGCGCCGCTGGCCCGGCGGCTCGCCCAGGTCGGCGCGCTCGACGCGTTCGGCGCCAACCGGCGGGACCTCCAGCTCCATCTCGCCGAGCTGCACCGGGGCGCCCGGGGCTCGTACGGGGCGCAGCTCCCGCTCGCGGGCGGGCGGCGGACGGCTCCGGCGGGACTGCCCGACCTGGACGACACGGAACGTCTCAGCGCCGAGCTGGGGGTGCTCTCCATGGACGCCTCCCGGCATCTGATGGACGATCACCGGGCCTTCCTGGACGAGCTGGGCGTGCGTTCCGCGCGTCGGCTGCGCACCGCGCGGCACGGTGAGACGGTGCTGGTCGCGGGCGCCAAGGTGGCCACCCAGACCCCGCCGATCCGCTCCGGCAAGCGGGTCGTCTTCACCACCCTGGACGACGGTACGGGCCTGGTGGACCTGGCCTTCTTCGACGACTCCCACGAGCGTTGCGCGCACACCGTCTTCCACTCCTGGCTGCTCCTGGTCCGGGGCACGGTCCAGCGCCGGGGCCCGCGCAGCCTCAGCGTGGTCGGCTCGGCCGCCTGGAACCTCGCGGAGCTGACGGAGGTACGGGACGCGGGCGGCCTCGACGCGGTGGCCCGCCGGCTGGCCGTGGACCCCGACGGCCGGGGCCCGGGACGGCCGGGCACCCCGGTCGCGACCGCCACGACCGCGACCGCCGTGTCCGGAACCGGTACCGAGGGCCCTGGCGCGGAGGGACCCGGTACGGAGGGTGCCGGGGACGGGACGGGCGACCGTCGTATACGGATGTCCACCGGGTACGAGATGCACGCCTGGGCCGATCTGCGCCCGGCGGGCGAGGACCCGTCGAAGGCACCGCGCGGCCCCGTCCGGAAGCTGTGGCACCAGAGCCAGGGGAGCGCGGGATGACCGGTACGAACGTCCTGTACATACGCTTCCGGCTCCCCGAGCCGGACATCACGGGCACGGGCACGAGACCGGGTGCGGGCACGGAGACGCGCGCGGGCGCGGGTGGTCCGGGGACCGCGCTGCCGCCGCTGCTCGCGCTGCTCGGCACGGTCAGCCCCGTCGTCCAGGCGGTCCCGCCCGACGCCGCGTACGTGGACCTGCGGGGCGCCGAACGGTACTTCGGACGGGACGCCGCCGGGCTCGCCTCGCTGATCCGGGTCCGGGCGCTGGCCCTGTACGGGGTGGAGTGCGCGATCGGCGCCGGACCCGGCCCGATGCTCGCGCGGATGGCCGCCCGCGCCGCCGGTCCGGGGGCCACCCTCACGGTCCCCGGGGAACCGGACGCCGTACGCGGGTTCCTGGCCGGACGGCCGGTCGGCGAGCTGCCCGGCGCGGGCGCGGCGGCTGTCCGCACCCTGCGCTCCTACGGCCTGGACACCGTCGACCGGGTCGCCGCCGCCCCGCTGTCCACCCTGCAACGGCTCGTCGGCGCACGCGCCGGGCGCGAACTGCGCGAACGCGCCCGGGGGACCGACCGCACCCGGGTCGTCCCGGACGCCGTGGCCCGGTCGATCGCCGCCGACCGCTCCTTCGACCGCGACGAGCTCGACCCCTTCCGGCACCGGCGGGCCCTGCTCTCCCTCGCCGGGGAACTCGGCGCCCGGCTGCGCGCCGAGCAGCTGGTGTGCCGCTCGCTGACCCTCACCCTCCGGTACGCGCGGCGGCCGGACCGGGCGGGCCCGCTGGACCCGGTACGGCGGCCCGGGACCGCGCGCACCCGCACGCTCGCGGAACCGACCGCGCACTCCGCCGCGCTCACCGACGCCGTGTACCGGATGTACGGGGCGCTGGGCCTCCAGCGGGCCAGGGTCCGGGGGATGACACTGCGGGCCGAGGGGCTGATCCCGCGGGAGCGGGCGTCCCGTCAGCTCACCTTCGACCCGGTGGACGAGAAGGCCCGCCGGCTGGAGGAGGCCGCGGACCGGGCCCGGGCCCGGTTCGGCCCGCACGCGGTCCTGCCGGGCACCCTCGCCGCGTGACCCGCCACCGGGGGACGTACCCCCGTACCCCGTACCCCCGGACCCCCGGACATACGAACGGAGGTGGCGCACGCCGCGTCCGGCGTGCGCCACCTCCGTGGTGCGGGGTCGTCGTCGTCATTCACCTTCCGGGGGCGGGCGGGTCGCCCCGCCGCCCCGGAAGGTGGTTCCGGGTGGCCGCTCGTTTCAGCGGCCACCCGACCCGGTAGCCATCCCAACCCCGGAGGTGGCCACCCGGCGCCGCGGTCGTCCCTCAGCGACCGCTGCGACCGCCGCCCGTCGCCGCACGGCGGCGGGCGGAGGCGAAGAGACCCGCGGCACCCAGCGCCAGCACCGCCGCACCGCCGACGGCGATGTACGGGGTGGTGCTGGTGCCACCGGTCTCGGCCAGGTTCTCGGTGGTGCCGCCCTGCGCCCTGGCGCCGGCGTCCGCCTTGACGGCGGTGCCCTGGGCGCCGCCGTTCTCCACGGCCGTCACCGAGCCGGGACCGTCCGTCGCCGAGGCGTTCTGCGGACCGTCCTTGATCGTGGAGCTGAGGTCGCCGTGGCCGTCGTGCTCCACGGTGGAGTTGTCGCGCTCCTTCTCGATCAGCTTGTTGCTGGGCGCGGAGGCGACGGGCGCGGCGGCGCCGCCACCGGCGTTGCCGAACACGACGTCCGAGCAGGTGTAGAACGCCTCGGGGGAGTCGGACCGCTGGTAGACCGAGTAGACCAGGTGGCGGCCGGTCCGCTGCGGGACGGTGCCGTCGAAGATGAAGGAGCCGTTCGCCAGCCGCGGGTTGGTCACCTTCGCAAACGGCTGCGACTCCAGGTCCGACCACTTCAGGGCCTTGGTCGGGTCGTAGCCCACCTTGGTGATGTACAGCTCGATGCTGCCCTTGTGGGGCGCGGTGACCCGGTACTGGAACGTGTGCTGACCCGACTTGAGCTGCGAGGACGGCCAGTCGGTGCGGGGAGCGTCCAGGCCCGCGTACTTCGAGCGGTTGGCGCTGCACAGCTTGCCGTCGGGAATGATGTCCCGGTGGGCGCCCGCGGCGTTGGCGATGTTCACCTCGTTCCAGTCGTACAGCGGCTGGGTGCCGCTCGTGGCGACGAGGGCCTTGCAGGCGGCCGAGTCGGGGCTCTCGGGGCCCTCGGCGAAGCAGGCCGAGACCCGGCTGACCGGGTCGCTCATGGACCCGTGCGCCGCCGCCGGCGAGGCGGTCAGGACGGTGAGGGCGAGCGGGGCGACACCCAGTGCGGCGATCGCGGCTACCGTGCGGCGAGCGGTCATGGACGGACTCCTCAGTCTTGCTCAGCGGGGGGACCCGGGAGTCGTACGGGCGGTGTACGGGGCTCCCGGGCGACTCGAAAACTAGCTCGTCCAGACGTTCGATCCAGCCTTCCCGGCGCCCCGGAGGTGATCTTTATGGCGCTCTTAAGGGAGCCATCGGACTCCCCTCAGCTCACGCCCCGATACGCCCGAATCCTCACACCCCGGCCCCGCCGGACCCGGCGCCCCGCCACCCCGGGACCCGGTGCCGCCGCGGCCCGCCAGGGCCCCCGTACCGGGCAGGCCCCGCCATCCCGGAGCCGTTCGCGCAGGTCAGAGGGGTGACGGAAGCGCCCCGACAGGGCCCGGATCAGGAACGCGCCCGGCGGGGGCGCTCGATCCACTGGTAGCGGCGCTCGGGCCGACCCGCTCCGCCGTACCGGAGGGACACCTCCACCCGGCCCGTCTCCGCGAAGTACTCCAGATACCGGCGGGCGCTGACCCGGGACAGCGAACCGGCCAGCGCGCACTCCGACGCGGACAGTCCCGCCGGATGCTCCCGCAGGGTCCGCTCGACCAGATCCGCCGTGGGCGCGGCAAGACCCTTGGGCAGCTCGCGCGAGCCCGGTGGACGGCTCCCGAAGAGCTCGTCCACGTCCTGCTGGCGGGCCTGGTCGAGACCGTCGAGCCGGGCCCGGACCGCCGCCACATGCCGCAGCTGCTCCTGGAGGGTGCCCCGCTCGAACGGCTTGATCAGATAGTGCAGGGCCCCCGCGCGCAGCGCGGCGCGGACCGTCACGGCCTCCCGCGCGGCCGTGATGAACAGAACGTCCACCGGGACCCGCCCCGGATCGATCTCCTCGGCCGACCGGATACCCCGCAGCACACCGATACCGTCCATGTCCGGCAGATACACGTCCAGCAGCACGAGATCGGGCCGCAGCGACTCCACCGAGCGCAGCGCCTCTACCCCGTTGTGGGCCACTCCCACCACCGTGAATCCAGCCATTTCGGACACGTACCGGCTGTGCAACTTGGCGACCATGAAGTCGTCGTCCACTACCAGTACTTTCGTCACCGCCGCAGGCTAAGCGCGTGAACACAAGGACCACAACGTCCGTTGGTTGCGGAAGAGAGACAGGCTCTTAACGCCCAGGCAACATGTGGGCCACCTCACACATAAATATCGTGTGAGCTTCCCATTGGCTCCCCTTGACGAACAGGTGGTGGCACGCGTGCGCCTGCGCACTCCTCTCGCCCTGCTCGGGGCAGCGGTCCTGGTACTCACCGGGCCACCGCTGCTCACGACGGGTAGTGGCGCCGAGACCGGCACGCAGATACCCGGGCTGCGGTTCATGGTCCCCAACACTCCCGGCGGCGGTTACGACATCACGGCCCGTACGGCCGCCAAGAACGCCGAGGACGCCGGACTCACCCACGACATCGAGGTCTTCA includes:
- a CDS encoding DNA polymerase III subunit alpha — its product is MPGFTHLHTASGFSQRYGASHPERLAERAAERGMDALALTDRDTLAGSVRFAKACEKAGIRPLFGTELAVAEQEAESPRRATAGPRSAPRGDRTTPSGRTAPADARAASPGDRTAPPSTAYPPGARTARATRDASPHTSHAPHTSDPARRTPVHGGAFVDESASRVTFLARDGATGWAELCRLVTAAHATGGGGPLLDRAALPADGVTVLLGPASDVGRALSAGRPDRAARLLTSWRELYGDALRLEAVWHGREGTGPGSLRLAARTVGLAAEQRVRPVLSNAVRYADPGMGPLADVLDASRRLVPVGALGGPDSGERWLKDEGAMLAAAERVVEAAGFRRDTAYRLLEQTRATAAECRVDPGDDLGMRSVHFPEPGIVGAGRRTAQRVLASRAAAGMVLRGYDRGPGARAYWERVHHELDIIAHHGFASYFLTVARVVDDVRALGIRVAARGSGAGSLVNHLLGIAHADPVEQNLLMERFLSKRRFVLPDIDIDVESARRLDVYRAIIGRFGTERVATVAMPETYRVRHAVRDVGAALSMDPADIDRIAKSFPHIRARDARAALDELPELRELAREQRERYERHERPGPTGGQAGGQNGGPGKYGRFWDLVEGLDALPRGIAMHPCGVLLSDASLLARTPVVPTSGEGFPMSQFDKDDVEDMGLLKLDVLGVRMQSAMAHAVGEIERASGVQVDLDDPGQVRPGDPATYELIRSTETLGCFQIESPGQRDLVGRLQPATFHDLVVDISLFRPGPVAADMVRPFIEARHGRAPVRYPHPDLEGPLKETYGVVVFHEQIIDIVDIMTGCGRGEADRARRGLSDPESQGRIRFWFAQRAAERGYSTEVITRTWEIVEAFGSYGFCKAHAVSFAVPTYQSAWLKAHHPAAFYAGLLTHDPGMYPKRLLLADARRRGVPVLPLDVNRSAVAHRIELVSGSGGGADRDGGPERWGLRLALGDVHGISGAEAARIADGQPYASLLDFWERARPGAPLARRLAQVGALDAFGANRRDLQLHLAELHRGARGSYGAQLPLAGGRRTAPAGLPDLDDTERLSAELGVLSMDASRHLMDDHRAFLDELGVRSARRLRTARHGETVLVAGAKVATQTPPIRSGKRVVFTTLDDGTGLVDLAFFDDSHERCAHTVFHSWLLLVRGTVQRRGPRSLSVVGSAAWNLAELTEVRDAGGLDAVARRLAVDPDGRGPGRPGTPVATATTATAVSGTGTEGPGAEGPGTEGAGDGTGDRRIRMSTGYEMHAWADLRPAGEDPSKAPRGPVRKLWHQSQGSAG
- a CDS encoding lytic polysaccharide monooxygenase auxiliary activity family 9 protein, translating into MTARRTVAAIAALGVAPLALTVLTASPAAAHGSMSDPVSRVSACFAEGPESPDSAACKALVATSGTQPLYDWNEVNIANAAGAHRDIIPDGKLCSANRSKYAGLDAPRTDWPSSQLKSGQHTFQYRVTAPHKGSIELYITKVGYDPTKALKWSDLESQPFAKVTNPRLANGSFIFDGTVPQRTGRHLVYSVYQRSDSPEAFYTCSDVVFGNAGGGAAAPVASAPSNKLIEKERDNSTVEHDGHGDLSSTIKDGPQNASATDGPGSVTAVENGGAQGTAVKADAGARAQGGTTENLAETGGTSTTPYIAVGGAAVLALGAAGLFASARRRAATGGGRSGR
- a CDS encoding response regulator, with the protein product MTKVLVVDDDFMVAKLHSRYVSEMAGFTVVGVAHNGVEALRSVESLRPDLVLLDVYLPDMDGIGVLRGIRSAEEIDPGRVPVDVLFITAAREAVTVRAALRAGALHYLIKPFERGTLQEQLRHVAAVRARLDGLDQARQQDVDELFGSRPPGSRELPKGLAAPTADLVERTLREHPAGLSASECALAGSLSRVSARRYLEYFAETGRVEVSLRYGGAGRPERRYQWIERPRRARS
- a CDS encoding DNA polymerase Y family protein, which produces MTGTNVLYIRFRLPEPDITGTGTRPGAGTETRAGAGGPGTALPPLLALLGTVSPVVQAVPPDAAYVDLRGAERYFGRDAAGLASLIRVRALALYGVECAIGAGPGPMLARMAARAAGPGATLTVPGEPDAVRGFLAGRPVGELPGAGAAAVRTLRSYGLDTVDRVAAAPLSTLQRLVGARAGRELRERARGTDRTRVVPDAVARSIAADRSFDRDELDPFRHRRALLSLAGELGARLRAEQLVCRSLTLTLRYARRPDRAGPLDPVRRPGTARTRTLAEPTAHSAALTDAVYRMYGALGLQRARVRGMTLRAEGLIPRERASRQLTFDPVDEKARRLEEAADRARARFGPHAVLPGTLAA